In a single window of the Neorhodopirellula lusitana genome:
- a CDS encoding NAD(P)/FAD-dependent oxidoreductase yields the protein MKDFYDCVVIGAGPAGGTTAAIVAEAGHKTLLIEREAVPRFHVGESLMPETYWPLQRLGLVDRMKSSGWQRKKSVQFVSHTGKESAPFFFEEHDDRECATTWQVERSEFDQMIFERAEELGADCHDRTRLMDVRFENTDETAGDGGDTQPRATGVVVRDASGTERTIDCKVVVDATGQQSFIAGKLGLKEVNEDLKKAAIWTYYKDAVRGEGDNDGATIILNTEGKESWFWFIPQSRGITSIGCVGDHEYLLKGRGTPEEIFNEELARCPGLQPRLENATRVSKFLAAKEFSYMTSAHSGPGWVLVGDAFGFIDPVYSSGVYFALEMGVQAGDAISAGLTSGDLSEKSLGHWATDFKRGASHLRQLVHAFYDNDFSIGRFMKEYPQYRGNLTDLLIGRIFHEDAGKMFPDMQRSIEKTRQEKLKQSEMTA from the coding sequence ATGAAAGACTTCTATGATTGCGTGGTTATCGGTGCGGGTCCTGCAGGCGGAACGACCGCAGCGATCGTCGCCGAAGCGGGACACAAAACGCTGCTGATCGAACGGGAAGCCGTGCCTCGGTTCCACGTCGGTGAATCCCTGATGCCTGAAACCTACTGGCCCCTACAGCGCCTAGGCCTGGTCGACCGAATGAAGTCGTCCGGCTGGCAGCGGAAAAAGAGCGTTCAGTTCGTCTCCCACACCGGCAAGGAGTCCGCACCGTTCTTCTTCGAAGAACACGACGACCGCGAGTGCGCAACCACGTGGCAGGTTGAACGAAGCGAATTCGACCAGATGATCTTCGAGCGAGCCGAAGAACTTGGCGCGGATTGCCACGACCGCACGCGACTGATGGATGTTCGCTTTGAAAACACTGACGAAACCGCCGGCGACGGAGGCGACACCCAGCCTCGCGCCACCGGTGTCGTGGTCCGCGACGCATCAGGAACCGAACGAACGATCGATTGCAAAGTGGTTGTCGATGCGACTGGCCAGCAAAGTTTCATCGCCGGAAAATTGGGACTGAAAGAGGTCAATGAAGATTTGAAGAAGGCCGCCATCTGGACCTATTACAAAGACGCTGTGCGTGGCGAAGGCGACAATGATGGTGCGACCATTATCCTGAACACCGAAGGCAAGGAGTCCTGGTTCTGGTTCATCCCGCAATCTCGCGGAATCACCAGCATCGGCTGCGTCGGCGATCATGAATATCTGCTGAAAGGACGCGGCACGCCCGAAGAAATCTTCAACGAGGAACTCGCTCGCTGCCCCGGCCTGCAACCACGACTGGAAAATGCGACCCGAGTCAGCAAATTCCTGGCGGCGAAAGAATTCTCCTACATGACAAGCGCCCATTCGGGACCGGGATGGGTCCTGGTGGGCGACGCCTTTGGCTTCATCGATCCGGTCTATTCCTCGGGCGTCTATTTCGCGTTGGAAATGGGTGTGCAGGCCGGCGACGCGATTTCGGCCGGACTGACCAGCGGCGACCTGAGCGAAAAATCACTAGGTCACTGGGCAACCGATTTCAAACGGGGTGCCAGCCACCTTCGCCAACTCGTGCACGCGTTTTACGACAACGATTTCAGCATCGGACGCTTCATGAAAGAGTACCCGCAGTACCGAGGCAACTTGACGGATCTGTTGATTGGACGCATCTTTCACGAGGACGCCGGGAAAATGTTTCCCGATATGCAACGCAGCATTGAAAAAACGCGTCAGGAAAAACTCAAACAGTCCGAGATGACGGCTTGA
- a CDS encoding tetratricopeptide repeat protein has protein sequence MAFGVALLITITSASLATAQEAPVAEPPDTTSEPDTTSEPETTSEPDAMPTEPELALPPINAEVDPGQADLDEAVLKRIDAQTNADLESVAALIESALAKGLSDENSSFAKKMLGSIQLQRGQGLAGAMVRLRGRRQIQIKSEALRALADAVKHDPELAEAHMLIAQLNLLPDGDTEAIQKATTAAIGLYQDDPQELSKAYLLRAVTQEDTDKKVADLNAAIKANPKNTDALRERAGARLQAGDVDGAVTDLQEVLELDPTNQQIAQATVQQLVDLDRADDAVALLSKTIRAKPSEGLYRLRAILYRMLDKEDEAFADLNKALAMQPKDPLALLQRAEIALGREDVKSAKRDLKTAIGIAPQVEQIDQAIVVRCFIAIEEGRMADAITDMQTLIERNPKDTFRRLQLANLYLQDDRPRKAIETLTGVLDSDPKNVSVLRSRADAYLAVGEHQNAIDDYESALAANDSDAEKDDQANKALLSGILNNLAWVLATSPKDEIRNGERAVEMGKRAVELTEESEAHILSTLAAGYAEAGDFENAIKWSEKAVELGTENENDQIDQLKEELESYRKNEPWREKQETEENQMPLLSPEDLIDT, from the coding sequence ATGGCTTTCGGTGTCGCCTTGCTGATCACGATCACGTCGGCCTCACTCGCAACAGCCCAAGAAGCTCCCGTCGCCGAGCCGCCTGATACGACTTCGGAACCGGATACTACATCGGAACCGGAGACCACTTCGGAACCGGACGCGATGCCGACCGAGCCAGAACTGGCGCTGCCACCGATCAATGCGGAAGTGGATCCAGGCCAAGCCGACCTGGACGAAGCCGTCCTGAAACGCATCGACGCCCAAACCAACGCTGACCTGGAATCGGTCGCCGCGTTGATTGAATCGGCTCTCGCAAAAGGCCTGAGCGACGAAAACAGTAGCTTCGCCAAAAAGATGCTAGGCAGCATCCAACTTCAGCGTGGCCAAGGCTTGGCTGGCGCGATGGTGCGACTTCGCGGTCGACGCCAAATCCAAATCAAATCGGAAGCCCTGCGAGCTCTTGCCGACGCGGTCAAGCACGACCCCGAACTGGCCGAAGCCCACATGTTGATCGCCCAGCTCAACCTGTTGCCGGACGGTGACACCGAGGCAATCCAAAAAGCGACCACCGCCGCGATCGGCCTGTACCAAGACGATCCACAAGAACTCAGCAAGGCTTACCTGCTTCGCGCCGTGACCCAGGAAGATACCGACAAGAAGGTGGCCGACCTGAATGCCGCGATTAAGGCGAACCCCAAGAACACCGACGCATTGCGAGAACGTGCAGGTGCTCGACTGCAAGCCGGCGATGTGGACGGAGCCGTCACCGATCTTCAAGAGGTCCTGGAACTGGACCCCACCAACCAACAAATCGCTCAAGCAACCGTTCAACAATTGGTTGACCTGGACCGAGCCGACGACGCCGTTGCCCTGCTCAGCAAGACGATTCGAGCCAAGCCAAGCGAGGGCCTGTATCGCTTGCGAGCGATTCTGTACCGCATGTTGGACAAGGAAGACGAAGCCTTCGCGGACCTGAACAAAGCGCTTGCGATGCAGCCCAAGGACCCATTGGCACTGCTCCAGCGAGCCGAAATCGCACTGGGACGCGAAGACGTGAAGTCGGCCAAGCGAGACCTGAAGACCGCCATCGGCATCGCCCCTCAAGTCGAGCAGATTGACCAAGCGATCGTGGTTCGATGCTTCATCGCGATCGAAGAAGGCCGAATGGCGGATGCGATTACGGACATGCAAACGCTGATTGAACGCAACCCCAAGGACACGTTCCGCCGCTTGCAACTCGCCAACCTGTACCTTCAAGACGACCGTCCACGCAAAGCGATTGAAACGCTCACCGGCGTGCTCGACTCCGATCCTAAAAACGTCTCGGTATTGCGATCGCGGGCCGATGCCTACCTCGCCGTTGGCGAACACCAAAACGCCATCGACGACTATGAGTCCGCCTTGGCCGCCAACGATAGCGATGCGGAGAAAGACGACCAAGCAAACAAGGCGTTGCTTTCAGGAATCCTAAACAACCTGGCGTGGGTGCTGGCAACGTCCCCCAAAGACGAAATCCGAAACGGCGAGCGAGCCGTTGAAATGGGCAAGCGAGCGGTCGAGTTGACCGAAGAAAGCGAAGCTCACATCCTTAGCACGCTGGCGGCCGGTTACGCCGAAGCAGGCGACTTTGAGAACGCGATCAAGTGGAGCGAGAAAGCGGTCGAGCTTGGAACCGAAAACGAGAACGACCAGATCGATCAACTCAAAGAAGAGCTCGAGTCGTATCGCAAGAACGAACCGTGGCGTGAAAAGCAGGAAACCGAAGAGAACCAAATGCCACTGCTTTCACCCGAAGACCTCATCGACACATGA
- a CDS encoding Gfo/Idh/MocA family protein, with amino-acid sequence MLRVGIVGLGYWGPNLVRCFSDLEDCKVTAVCDQNYDQLLRIKDRFPSVYPIENFDALLDRDLVDAVVIATPTGTHFDLAMKALDNDLHVFVEKPLAKTSEQCRKLIEKASERNLTLFVGHVFLHSSPVLKLREMIETGELGGINYISSRRLNLGPVRKDVSALYDLAPHDISMMLYLLGQKPISVTCTGFDRLNPGIQDVCNLTMMFEGNRMGMVHVSWLDPRKERVLTVVGDRKMAIYDDLEQEKIKVYDKGVDKPQDASGDFADFQLAYRYGGSYSPYIQEREPLKAECSDFVRCIVEGDIPLTDGQNGLDVVEVLEAADLSMRQGGQLVELNSPHQVLVTES; translated from the coding sequence ATGTTAAGAGTTGGTATTGTTGGATTGGGCTATTGGGGCCCGAATTTGGTTCGCTGTTTTTCGGACTTGGAAGACTGTAAGGTCACCGCGGTCTGTGATCAAAACTATGACCAACTTCTACGTATTAAGGATCGCTTCCCCAGCGTTTATCCGATCGAGAACTTCGATGCGTTGTTAGACCGCGACTTGGTGGATGCTGTCGTCATTGCGACACCAACTGGAACTCACTTCGACTTGGCGATGAAGGCTCTCGACAACGACTTGCATGTGTTTGTTGAGAAGCCACTTGCAAAGACTTCGGAGCAGTGCCGCAAGTTGATTGAAAAGGCAAGCGAACGAAACCTGACGCTTTTCGTCGGACACGTGTTCTTGCACTCGTCGCCGGTCTTGAAGCTTCGCGAAATGATTGAAACGGGCGAGCTCGGTGGGATCAACTACATCAGTAGTCGTCGACTGAACCTGGGCCCTGTTCGCAAAGATGTCAGCGCTCTGTACGACCTGGCTCCCCACGACATTTCGATGATGTTGTACTTGCTGGGCCAAAAGCCGATCTCAGTGACCTGTACTGGCTTTGATCGCTTGAATCCTGGGATTCAAGATGTTTGCAACCTAACGATGATGTTTGAAGGCAACCGGATGGGCATGGTTCATGTCAGCTGGTTGGACCCACGTAAGGAACGCGTCTTGACCGTAGTCGGCGATCGCAAGATGGCGATCTACGATGACCTGGAACAGGAAAAGATTAAGGTCTACGACAAGGGCGTCGACAAACCACAGGACGCGTCGGGCGATTTTGCCGATTTCCAATTGGCGTACCGGTACGGCGGAAGCTACAGCCCGTACATCCAAGAGCGTGAGCCGTTGAAGGCAGAATGCTCTGATTTCGTTCGCTGCATCGTGGAAGGGGATATCCCGCTAACCGATGGCCAGAACGGCTTGGACGTGGTCGAGGTTTTGGAAGCCGCTGACTTGTCGATGCGACAGGGCGGGCAATTGGTTGAACTCAATTCTCCTCATCAGGTGTTGGTTACTGAGTCGTGA
- a CDS encoding YaiI/YqxD family protein, producing the protein MRIWIDADAAPTDVKEVIFRAAKRLQVETILVANRPVSAPANATTVRSIVVGQGADQADKYIVDQSEAGDLAITADLPLAGLLVEKGVYVVDPRGEEYSPATIASRLSMRNFMDEMRGAGMVTGGSPPYGPKDKKAFAATFDRLLTKAL; encoded by the coding sequence ATGAGAATCTGGATTGACGCCGACGCGGCTCCGACGGATGTGAAAGAAGTCATCTTTCGGGCCGCGAAACGCCTGCAGGTCGAAACCATCCTGGTGGCCAACCGCCCCGTCTCGGCCCCCGCCAATGCCACCACCGTGCGCAGCATCGTGGTGGGCCAAGGGGCCGACCAAGCGGATAAGTACATTGTTGACCAGTCCGAAGCTGGCGACTTGGCGATCACCGCCGACCTGCCGCTGGCGGGATTGCTGGTTGAAAAAGGCGTCTACGTGGTCGACCCACGCGGCGAGGAATATTCGCCCGCGACGATCGCGTCTCGCCTGTCGATGCGCAACTTCATGGACGAGATGCGGGGTGCGGGCATGGTCACCGGCGGCAGCCCGCCATACGGCCCCAAAGACAAAAAAGCGTTCGCCGCCACCTTCGACCGCCTGCTAACCAAAGCCCTCTAG
- a CDS encoding 2-hydroxyacid dehydrogenase produces the protein MNDSNLPKIFVTRQMAEKELDRLRSVAQVEVWPDSLPPSREILLQKVAGCDAMLTLLSDRIDEQVLDAAGVSLKVVSNYAVGYNNIDVEAAKQRGIRVGNTPDVLTDATADLAVTLMFAATRRVNEAADQVKNGQWTTWEPNGLLGKELAGRTLGVIGMGRIGKAFAQRMVGGWNMRLVYTSRTEQADVNGSLGGQRVELDELLAQSDFISVHVALCDATREMLNKETFAKMKDGVVLVNTARGETIDQDALVDALDSEKVFAAGLDVTTPEPLDHNHPLVQHPRTIILPHIGSATDCSRLAMAEIAVDNILAGLEGKPLRCEVNA, from the coding sequence ATGAACGACTCCAATTTGCCTAAAATCTTTGTAACCCGCCAAATGGCTGAAAAGGAACTCGATCGGCTGAGGTCCGTTGCTCAGGTCGAGGTCTGGCCTGATTCATTACCGCCATCCCGCGAGATTTTGCTGCAAAAAGTGGCAGGCTGCGACGCGATGTTGACTCTTTTGAGCGACCGAATTGACGAGCAGGTTCTGGACGCCGCCGGCGTCAGCCTGAAAGTGGTCAGTAATTATGCGGTCGGCTACAACAATATTGACGTCGAAGCGGCAAAACAGCGTGGCATTCGGGTGGGCAATACGCCGGATGTGCTGACCGATGCAACGGCCGATTTGGCCGTCACGCTGATGTTCGCTGCGACTCGCCGGGTCAACGAGGCGGCCGATCAAGTGAAAAACGGACAGTGGACGACCTGGGAACCGAACGGCCTATTGGGCAAAGAGCTCGCCGGCCGGACGTTGGGCGTGATCGGCATGGGACGCATCGGCAAGGCGTTCGCTCAGCGGATGGTCGGCGGCTGGAACATGCGGCTGGTTTATACGTCACGAACGGAACAGGCTGACGTCAATGGATCACTGGGTGGCCAGCGAGTTGAACTGGATGAGTTGTTAGCGCAAAGCGATTTTATTTCAGTCCACGTTGCTCTGTGCGACGCCACGCGGGAGATGTTGAACAAGGAAACCTTCGCGAAGATGAAAGATGGCGTGGTGCTGGTGAACACGGCTCGCGGTGAGACCATCGATCAGGACGCTTTGGTGGACGCGCTAGATAGCGAGAAGGTGTTCGCCGCCGGGCTCGATGTGACGACTCCCGAACCGCTGGATCACAATCATCCTTTGGTTCAGCACCCACGGACAATCATCTTGCCGCACATTGGTAGCGCGACGGATTGTAGCCGCCTCGCGATGGCCGAAATCGCGGTCGATAACATCCTGGCCGGCTTGGAAGGCAAGCCATTGCGATGTGAGGTCAACGCATGA
- the hisS gene encoding histidine--tRNA ligase, with translation MIQPRTLKGFRDYLPAVMIPRERIMETARQTFRSFGFAPIDTPTLEHLEILTGKGSEETDRQLYSFKDNGGRDVGMRFDLTVPLARFAAQHIGTLGTPFKRYHIAPVWRGENPQAGRYREFYQCDFDTIGTESVLADIEAVTVIDSLLRAIGIEAFTISINNRTILSGLLDSLGLGDKTTPILRSLDKLGKIGLEKTAAEMVSAAGITAEQADRVLRLTECDGPAEQVFAQLPEIVGNHEAAMAGVNRLQEIYQGAIASGVSPDRIKVDVSIARGLDYYTGVIFETTLDDLPSIGSICSGGRYDNLAGLYTKQHLPGIGASLGLDRLLAALETLEKLSSTSKPCPVFIPLFDADFRDDYLKLATNLRAAGIGTELYPEPKKLAKQLKYADSHGFQYAIVAGGNEWERGEVQVKRLADKTSQDITYQHDAPESLIAALKG, from the coding sequence CTGATCCAACCACGCACACTCAAAGGCTTTCGCGACTACCTGCCCGCCGTGATGATCCCTCGCGAGCGAATCATGGAGACTGCTCGCCAGACATTTCGGTCGTTTGGATTTGCTCCGATCGACACACCCACGCTGGAACACCTCGAAATCCTGACGGGCAAAGGCAGCGAGGAAACCGATCGCCAACTGTATTCATTTAAAGACAACGGCGGCCGCGACGTCGGCATGCGGTTTGACCTAACCGTCCCCCTGGCTCGCTTCGCCGCTCAACACATCGGCACGCTCGGGACACCCTTCAAACGCTATCACATCGCTCCCGTTTGGCGTGGCGAGAACCCGCAAGCCGGACGCTACCGCGAGTTCTATCAATGCGATTTCGACACGATCGGTACCGAATCGGTGCTGGCTGACATCGAAGCGGTCACCGTGATCGACTCGCTGTTGCGTGCAATCGGAATCGAAGCGTTCACGATTAGCATCAACAATCGAACGATCCTGTCGGGTTTGCTTGACTCACTCGGCCTGGGCGACAAGACCACACCGATCCTGCGTAGCCTCGACAAGCTTGGCAAAATTGGCCTGGAAAAGACGGCTGCTGAAATGGTGTCCGCCGCCGGCATCACCGCCGAACAAGCCGACCGCGTGTTGCGGCTGACCGAATGCGACGGTCCGGCCGAACAAGTCTTCGCACAACTTCCCGAGATCGTCGGCAATCACGAAGCCGCAATGGCAGGCGTGAACCGATTGCAGGAAATCTACCAAGGTGCGATTGCATCGGGCGTTTCACCGGACCGGATCAAGGTCGACGTCTCGATCGCCCGTGGCCTGGACTACTACACCGGCGTGATCTTCGAAACCACGCTCGACGACCTGCCTTCAATCGGCAGCATCTGCAGCGGCGGCCGCTACGACAACCTAGCCGGGCTTTACACAAAACAACACCTGCCAGGCATCGGTGCATCGCTAGGACTGGATCGCTTGCTGGCCGCGTTGGAAACACTCGAAAAACTATCGTCGACCAGCAAACCGTGCCCCGTGTTCATCCCACTGTTCGATGCTGATTTCCGAGACGACTACTTGAAACTGGCAACCAACTTGCGAGCTGCCGGCATCGGCACCGAACTTTATCCCGAACCCAAAAAGCTCGCAAAGCAACTCAAGTACGCTGACTCGCACGGATTTCAGTACGCAATCGTCGCCGGCGGGAACGAATGGGAACGCGGCGAAGTCCAAGTGAAACGTCTCGCCGACAAAACATCTCAAGACATCACGTACCAACACGATGCGCCGGAGTCATTGATCGCTGCCCTGAAAGGTTAA
- a CDS encoding sugar transferase, which produces MPALLERPVLPEVDRSIHQRANPTWKRVLDLMVFAILVPILTPLLLLVAVYIKLVSPGPAFFLQTRVGHGGNPFTIFKFRTMHVASVSRDLEHRNYVAAHAVTGTPVKKPENRSQLIPGGSLIRKLSIDELPQLWNVAQGNMSLVGPRPDLLLLEDYEAWQLARFEVLPGMTGLWQISGKNRLTFEEMVRLDIQYARSLSLQHDLRIILMTVLVIIKERNE; this is translated from the coding sequence ATGCCCGCTTTGTTGGAAAGGCCCGTTCTTCCAGAGGTCGATCGGTCCATTCATCAGCGTGCGAATCCCACTTGGAAGCGAGTGTTGGACTTGATGGTGTTTGCCATCTTGGTTCCGATTTTGACGCCGTTGCTATTGTTAGTCGCGGTTTACATCAAGCTTGTTTCACCTGGCCCCGCGTTCTTTCTGCAAACACGGGTTGGGCATGGTGGTAACCCATTTACGATCTTTAAGTTTCGTACGATGCATGTTGCATCGGTTAGCCGGGATTTAGAGCATCGTAACTATGTTGCCGCCCACGCGGTTACCGGCACGCCGGTGAAAAAGCCGGAAAATCGGAGCCAACTGATTCCAGGTGGCTCTTTGATCCGCAAGCTGTCCATCGACGAATTACCGCAATTGTGGAACGTCGCTCAAGGAAACATGAGCTTGGTCGGTCCCCGTCCAGACTTGTTGTTACTTGAAGATTACGAAGCATGGCAATTGGCCCGCTTTGAAGTCCTGCCTGGCATGACCGGGTTATGGCAAATCAGTGGGAAGAATCGTCTCACCTTTGAAGAGATGGTTCGCTTAGACATTCAGTACGCGCGAAGCCTTTCGCTTCAGCACGACCTGAGGATCATCTTGATGACAGTGCTTGTCATCATCAAAGAACGTAATGAGTGA
- a CDS encoding HAD family hydrolase, translating into MNANKTPVWWQSDLTDQFDGLIFDCDGTLTDSMPLHFIAWRETMAARGIEFPEDRFYSMGGMPTDKIIEILSQEQGVNVDVNATTDAKEDAFEAIADTVKPIQAVCDVARHHRGKLAMAVASGGIRPSVLRQLKTLQIEDWFGAVVTSEDTELHKPEPDAFLLAAKKLGVAPERCLVFEDSPLGFAAAESAGMQFVDVRPYA; encoded by the coding sequence TTGAACGCAAACAAAACACCCGTTTGGTGGCAGTCCGACTTAACCGATCAGTTTGACGGGCTGATCTTCGATTGCGACGGCACGCTGACGGACTCCATGCCACTGCACTTCATCGCCTGGCGAGAAACGATGGCGGCTCGCGGAATCGAATTCCCTGAAGATCGCTTTTACAGCATGGGCGGAATGCCGACGGACAAAATCATCGAGATACTGAGCCAGGAACAGGGCGTCAATGTCGACGTCAACGCAACCACCGACGCAAAAGAAGACGCCTTTGAGGCGATCGCAGATACCGTCAAACCGATCCAGGCCGTGTGCGACGTGGCCCGCCACCATCGAGGCAAACTGGCGATGGCGGTGGCCAGCGGCGGCATCCGACCGTCGGTGTTGCGCCAATTAAAAACACTCCAGATCGAAGATTGGTTCGGCGCGGTCGTGACCAGCGAAGACACCGAACTTCACAAACCGGAGCCAGACGCCTTCTTGCTGGCCGCGAAAAAGCTTGGTGTCGCCCCTGAGCGTTGCCTCGTATTCGAGGATTCGCCACTCGGATTCGCTGCCGCTGAATCAGCGGGGATGCAATTCGTGGACGTTCGACCGTATGCTTAG